Part of the Natrinema caseinilyticum genome is shown below.
TCACTGCTTTCAGAAGCGGTGCGCTCGAACTCTGGAGTGACGGACGTGGGAAGGTACTCACGGCAGTCGCCGGCGGCTGGTTTCTCTCGGTCGGCGTCCGGATGATTTACCCGGTAATGCTCCCGTATCTGCGGTCCGCCTACGGACTCGACCTGACCACCGCTGGACTCCTGCTGACAGTGCTGTTTCTCGCCTACGCAGTGGGCCAGTTTCCGGGCGGCGTTCTCGCGGACCGATTCGGAGAACGGTCCACGCTCACCGCGAGTGCGATCATCTCCGCGGTAATGTTGACGCTCGTCGTCACCGCAGGATCCACGATCGTTCTCTTCGCCGCGACCGCGCTGTTCGGGTTCGGAACAGCGCTGTACGCGGTCGGCAGGTACACCGTCCTGTCGCGGCTCTACTCGGAGCGACTCGGCGCTGCAAACGGTGTGACGGCCGCCTCACAGGATGCCGGACAGTCGGTCCTTCCCCCCGTCGCCAGCGTCATCGCGGCGACGTTCCTCTGGACGGTGGGATTCGGGTTCGTGATCCCGCTGTTTCTTCTCTCGGCGGTCGCACTCTGGCTCGTGGTTCCGGTCCGTTCCGAGGCCGCCTCGAGCGACGGGTCGGGGCTCACCAGGAAGGATCTCCGATCGCTCGGTGCGGTGTTACGACAACCGTCGATCGTCTATGCCACGATTGCGTTGATACTCGGCCTCGTCGTCTGGCAGGCGTTTACGAGCTTCTATCCGACGTACCTGATCGAAGAAAAGGGATTCTCGACGACCGTCGCCAGTCTCCTGTTCGGGACGTTCTTCGCGCTCGGTATCGTCATCAAACCGCTCGCCGGAGCAGCGTACGATCGATTCGGCATTCAGCGATCGCTGACGATCGTCGGGAGCGGACCGACGATCGCCCTCGTCGTTCTCCCGTTCGTCGACGGGTTCTGGACGATCGCCGTGAGTACGGCGCTCGTGAGTACCCTGCTCGGCTTCGCGACCGTCCTCGAGCCATCGTTGCTCAACACGCTTCCGGAGGACCTTCGTGGAACGGGGTTCGGAATCCTTCGATCCATCGGCTTCACGATCGGGGCGACGAGCCCCGTCCTGTTCGGCGCGGCAGCCGACCGCGGGTTCTTCGACGAGACGTTCGTGGTGCTGGCCGCCTTCGCGGCCGGTATGATCGTCCTCGCATTTCGAATCCCCGAACGCTGACCCCGACACCGTGAGCTGGCCGGTGGGGCTCCCTGCGCAGGCCGTGGGGTTCCGACGGCGGTCTCGCACGCGTCCTGGAATCGCGGGCCGACGACGGTACGTTTTTGTACAACGCATTGGAGGTACCACCATGGACGTTCTCCACGCGGCCGTCTGGGTCGACGACGTCGAGTCGCAACTGGACTTCTATCGAAACGTACTGGGACTCGAACAGACGCGCGAGTTCGACTTAGACGGCGTGACGAACACGTACGTCGCCGGAGAAAGCGACGCAGAGATTCAGTTCAAACACGACGACACGGAACGGAATCCGGAGCCCGAAGGAATCGACCATCTCGCCGTGGCCGTCGACGACATCGAGGGCACCGTCGCAGAAGCCGTCGAGAACTACGGCAGCGACGTGGTCGAGGAACCCCGGACCGTCGAGGAGAAGGGGATCGCGATCGCGTTCGTGACGGATCCCGAGGGATACGTCGTCGAACTCATCGAAACCATCGAGGCCTAACCGAGCGCGAGTATCATGGGCACGGATCGAACGGGGCCTCTCGGGCAACTCCTCGAGGCCGAAAGTCAATTCCACGAACTCATGCCGGGCAGGGATATCTACAGCAAGCTGTTCTTCCGATCGCTCCTGTGGTTTGCGCTCTTCAGTCTCGTCTACCTGGCTATCACGAGCCTCTAATCGACCTGGGTATCACGAGTCCGAAAACGGCCTCCGGACTGGGACGCTGATACCGCCCCCACGACGTGACCTATTTGTCAGTCGCGCGCATCTCCGCACACGTGACATCGAACGCGACGGAGCGGATGACTGCGCTCCTGAAGACCCGACCCGAACCCGGGATGAGCCTCGAGACCGTCCCGGTCCCCGTACCGGGACACGGCGAGGTCCGAATACGGGTCGAATCGGTCGGCATCGACGGCGGCGCGGAGGCGCTCATATACGACTGGCACGAGAGCAAACGACACTACGCCGACCAGTTACCGCAACTGTTCGGCCACGAGTTCGCGGGTACGGTGGAGACGACCGGCCCCGGCGTCGAGGAGATTACCGCGGGCGAACGCGTTGCCGTGGAACCGGTCATCGGCTGCGGTCACTGTCGGTGCTGTCGATCCGGGTCGTTCTCGATCTGTCCGGATCGACGCATCCTCGGCCTCGATACGGACATCGACGGGGCCCTCGCGGAGTACGCGGTCGTCCCCCGAGAGGCGCTGTACCCGATCGGGTCGCTTTCGGCCGACGAGGGGGTCTTTCTCGAGTTGCTCGGACTGGCCGTCCACGGGATCGAGCAATCGGGGTTCGAACCTGGCGACAGGGTAGCAATCAGCGGACCGGGACCGG
Proteins encoded:
- a CDS encoding MFS transporter, producing MGDNAFGGLTAFRSGALELWSDGRGKVLTAVAGGWFLSVGVRMIYPVMLPYLRSAYGLDLTTAGLLLTVLFLAYAVGQFPGGVLADRFGERSTLTASAIISAVMLTLVVTAGSTIVLFAATALFGFGTALYAVGRYTVLSRLYSERLGAANGVTAASQDAGQSVLPPVASVIAATFLWTVGFGFVIPLFLLSAVALWLVVPVRSEAASSDGSGLTRKDLRSLGAVLRQPSIVYATIALILGLVVWQAFTSFYPTYLIEEKGFSTTVASLLFGTFFALGIVIKPLAGAAYDRFGIQRSLTIVGSGPTIALVVLPFVDGFWTIAVSTALVSTLLGFATVLEPSLLNTLPEDLRGTGFGILRSIGFTIGATSPVLFGAAADRGFFDETFVVLAAFAAGMIVLAFRIPER
- a CDS encoding VOC family protein; the encoded protein is MDVLHAAVWVDDVESQLDFYRNVLGLEQTREFDLDGVTNTYVAGESDAEIQFKHDDTERNPEPEGIDHLAVAVDDIEGTVAEAVENYGSDVVEEPRTVEEKGIAIAFVTDPEGYVVELIETIEA
- a CDS encoding zinc-dependent alcohol dehydrogenase; translation: MTSNATERMTALLKTRPEPGMSLETVPVPVPGHGEVRIRVESVGIDGGAEALIYDWHESKRHYADQLPQLFGHEFAGTVETTGPGVEEITAGERVAVEPVIGCGHCRCCRSGSFSICPDRRILGLDTDIDGALAEYAVVPREALYPIGSLSADEGVFLELLGLAVHGIEQSGFEPGDRVAISGPGPVGIGALVAADAGGAGSITVVGTEADRGDRLPLARDLGATRAVTAAAVTDGLEEEVDVFVEASGHPDALSLASSATRRDGEIVQIGIFHGTETVPVELTRLVRRGVSITSVYGRRDTSWRRAIAIAEKTDLSPALGPAFPLADYEDAFDATRAREGIKVTLHP